In Paenibacillus ihbetae, the following are encoded in one genomic region:
- a CDS encoding glycoside hydrolase family 3 N-terminal domain-containing protein, protein MEKYKSARAPLEERIEDLLGRMTLTEKVGQLNQRMYGWNAYVKKDDGFHLTEELKAEVAWGGGMGALYGLFRSDPWSGVHYGNGITAAESAKAANMVQRYVMEHTRLGIPVLLTEECPHGHQALDGTLLPVNLAAGATWNPALLQRAYGLAAAEIRSRGAHVGLVSALDILHDPRWGRSEECYGEDPYLAARFTEAAVRGMQGEKPEEMAGPDKVAVVLKHLCAQGTAQGGRNAGPAPIGERELREIHLPAAMAGKAAGAAGFMAAYNEIDGVPCHANKRLLTGILREEWGFDGIVMADGVAIDRLLALTGSYESAAALALDSGVDLSLWDTAFSTLEGAVRQGLVREADIDRAVRRVLRLKFRLGLFDNPYVSESGPISIVGRSEFRELNRQVARESAVLLKNEGCLLPLGEERRRIAVIGPNADQLYNQLGDYTSVQREGTGITVLQGMRMAAPANADIVYAKGCGIRDMSEEGLAEAVEAAKGADVCVFVLGGSSARRFDGMFDSNGEAIVPEGETSNPSEMDCGEGVDLADLSLGGQQQRLLEEVAATGTPVALVLIQGRPHALAGVVEHCEAVLCAWYPGPEGGAAIGELLFGKASPSGKLPVSIPRSAAQLPVYYNQKDPGRPRVYVDMPSAPLYPFGYGLSYTEFRYGDVRLSRGEISVFELQEGRKVAVTVRLANTGRRPGAETVQLYISARESGITRRIAELKAFRKLELAPGEERDVTFSLGREELAFWNREMSFAVEPCRVTIGIGGCSQELAKAELIITGEGSGNAILN, encoded by the coding sequence ATGGAAAAATATAAGTCTGCCCGAGCGCCGTTGGAAGAGCGAATCGAGGATTTGCTCGGAAGAATGACGTTGACGGAGAAGGTAGGGCAGCTGAACCAGCGAATGTATGGGTGGAACGCCTATGTTAAAAAGGACGATGGGTTCCATCTGACCGAAGAGCTCAAGGCCGAGGTGGCCTGGGGCGGCGGCATGGGCGCGCTTTACGGGCTGTTCCGCAGCGATCCGTGGTCCGGTGTCCACTACGGCAACGGCATTACGGCGGCGGAGAGCGCGAAAGCGGCTAATATGGTCCAGCGGTACGTGATGGAGCATACCCGGCTCGGCATTCCGGTGCTGCTGACGGAGGAGTGTCCGCATGGGCATCAGGCGCTCGATGGGACGCTGCTTCCGGTCAATCTCGCCGCGGGCGCTACCTGGAACCCGGCGCTGCTTCAGCGGGCTTATGGTTTGGCGGCCGCCGAGATCCGCAGCCGCGGCGCGCACGTCGGCCTCGTGTCGGCGCTCGACATCCTCCACGATCCGCGCTGGGGCCGGTCCGAGGAATGCTACGGCGAGGATCCGTACTTGGCCGCCCGGTTTACGGAAGCGGCCGTGCGGGGCATGCAGGGCGAGAAGCCGGAGGAGATGGCCGGGCCGGATAAAGTCGCGGTCGTGCTCAAGCATCTATGCGCCCAAGGCACCGCGCAGGGCGGGCGCAATGCGGGACCGGCTCCGATCGGGGAGCGCGAGCTGCGCGAGATCCACCTTCCCGCCGCCATGGCCGGGAAGGCGGCCGGCGCCGCCGGTTTCATGGCGGCGTACAACGAGATCGACGGCGTGCCCTGCCATGCGAATAAGCGGCTGTTAACCGGCATCCTTCGCGAGGAGTGGGGCTTTGACGGCATCGTCATGGCCGACGGCGTCGCAATCGACCGGCTTCTGGCGCTGACGGGCAGCTACGAGTCCGCCGCAGCGCTCGCCCTGGACTCGGGCGTGGATCTCAGCCTATGGGATACGGCATTCTCGACGCTGGAGGGCGCAGTACGGCAGGGGCTCGTTCGGGAAGCGGACATCGACCGGGCGGTGCGTAGGGTGCTTCGTCTGAAGTTCAGGCTGGGACTGTTCGACAATCCATATGTCAGCGAGAGCGGCCCGATCTCCATTGTCGGCCGTTCCGAATTCCGCGAGTTGAACCGGCAGGTGGCCAGGGAATCCGCCGTGCTGCTGAAGAACGAAGGCTGCCTGCTGCCTTTGGGCGAGGAGCGCCGCCGCATCGCGGTGATCGGCCCCAACGCCGATCAGCTCTACAATCAGCTCGGCGATTATACGAGCGTTCAACGCGAAGGCACCGGGATTACAGTGCTGCAGGGCATGCGCATGGCTGCCCCTGCAAACGCGGACATCGTCTACGCTAAGGGCTGCGGCATTCGCGATATGTCCGAGGAGGGCTTGGCCGAGGCCGTGGAGGCGGCGAAGGGGGCGGACGTCTGCGTGTTCGTGCTGGGCGGCAGCAGCGCCCGCCGCTTTGACGGGATGTTCGACAGCAATGGCGAGGCCATCGTCCCCGAAGGCGAAACGAGCAATCCTTCCGAGATGGACTGCGGGGAGGGCGTTGACCTGGCCGATCTTTCGCTGGGCGGCCAGCAGCAGAGGCTGCTGGAGGAAGTGGCTGCGACGGGAACGCCGGTCGCCCTGGTACTCATCCAAGGGCGTCCGCATGCGCTCGCCGGCGTGGTCGAGCACTGCGAGGCCGTGCTGTGCGCTTGGTATCCGGGGCCGGAAGGGGGCGCCGCCATCGGCGAGCTGCTGTTCGGCAAGGCGAGCCCGAGCGGCAAACTGCCCGTATCGATTCCGCGTTCCGCCGCACAGCTGCCGGTGTATTACAACCAGAAGGATCCCGGGCGGCCGAGAGTGTACGTGGATATGCCGTCCGCCCCGCTGTATCCATTCGGTTACGGGCTAAGCTATACGGAATTCCGGTACGGGGACGTTCGGCTCTCGCGGGGTGAAATCTCGGTTTTCGAGCTGCAGGAGGGCAGGAAAGTCGCCGTGACGGTCCGGCTCGCCAACACGGGCCGTCGCCCCGGAGCAGAAACCGTTCAGCTGTATATCTCGGCCCGTGAATCGGGCATTACCCGCCGCATTGCCGAGCTGAAGGCGTTTCGAAAGCTGGAGCTGGCACCCGGCGAGGAGCGGGACGTTACCTTCAGCTTGGGCAGGGAGGAACTGGCTTTCTGGAACCGGGAGATGTCGTTTGCGGTCGAGCCATGCCGTGTGACAATCGGGATCGGCGGTTGTTCGCAGGAGCTCGCCAAGGCCGAGCTGATTATTACGGGGGAAGGCAGCGGAAATGCGATTCTGAACTAA
- a CDS encoding discoidin domain-containing protein — MHTVTHHAAGQECKVWAGSGGHAGLGNEVQITVSGEEGVIARKVLYPEGEAEVVSSEFDVPQGELQIAVNHEYTEGALGTRVRVMEWNIWGGGRSAGGQENVEQIIEVIRHENPDVLFTIETYASGEKILEGINEGLPEDLRYSGIKVTNQAAHQPNDDNLWIFTRYPVMKQYPIISHAGLMSGFHFGGVKIQLPDGQEVNLFNTWLYHDGWAWDAVNQTVGEITYGIPRTYTNAEIVATDLQPRRMQMIRKILYENYPRLLTGDSSPIIMAGDFNTMSAEDWSSRFADAPGHAGLVLQWPVTTLIQEEGFIDTYRWANPDAARDPGSTWSPYHGFGMAPGRIDYIWTKGQEIRVLDSYTVDEMLPEHQNRAVPFYSDHAAVVTDLMIRNRNRLPGGPPQVEHVVPRFQMTATSTSEHAGYEASKAIDGNRDTMWHTEWAPQEPLPQSILLDLGDVYNVTGLDYQTRTDFKPDGIVTGYNIYVSSDGESFMKIADGVWEHDYSPKKADFSAGGVRFIKLEATQGSGNAASAAEIKVRFQP, encoded by the coding sequence TTGCATACGGTAACGCATCATGCCGCAGGACAGGAATGCAAGGTGTGGGCAGGTTCCGGCGGCCATGCCGGACTCGGGAACGAGGTGCAAATTACAGTCAGCGGGGAAGAAGGAGTGATCGCACGAAAGGTTTTATATCCGGAAGGCGAAGCGGAGGTTGTTTCCTCTGAATTCGATGTGCCGCAAGGTGAACTCCAAATTGCTGTAAACCATGAATATACCGAAGGTGCTTTGGGTACGCGGGTGCGCGTCATGGAATGGAACATTTGGGGCGGCGGTCGTTCGGCGGGCGGCCAGGAGAACGTGGAGCAAATTATCGAGGTCATCCGCCACGAAAATCCTGATGTTTTATTCACGATCGAAACCTATGCGTCAGGAGAAAAGATCTTGGAGGGAATCAACGAGGGATTGCCAGAAGATCTTCGATACAGCGGAATCAAAGTAACGAACCAAGCGGCACATCAGCCAAATGACGATAATTTATGGATATTTACGCGCTATCCCGTTATGAAACAATATCCGATCATTTCGCATGCCGGATTGATGAGCGGCTTCCACTTCGGCGGGGTTAAGATCCAGTTACCTGACGGCCAAGAGGTCAATCTGTTCAATACATGGTTATATCATGACGGCTGGGCTTGGGATGCCGTAAACCAAACGGTCGGCGAAATTACATACGGGATTCCTCGAACATACACCAATGCCGAGATTGTAGCGACCGACTTGCAGCCTCGCCGCATGCAAATGATTCGAAAAATCCTTTACGAGAATTATCCCCGATTATTAACTGGTGATTCTTCGCCTATCATTATGGCAGGTGATTTTAATACGATGTCAGCGGAGGATTGGAGCAGTCGGTTTGCAGACGCGCCGGGTCATGCAGGCCTCGTCCTTCAATGGCCCGTCACAACGCTCATCCAGGAGGAAGGCTTTATCGATACTTACCGTTGGGCTAACCCTGATGCAGCTCGCGATCCTGGCAGCACATGGAGCCCGTACCATGGTTTCGGGATGGCTCCGGGAAGAATCGATTATATTTGGACGAAAGGACAAGAAATTCGAGTGCTTGATTCCTACACCGTGGATGAAATGCTTCCGGAGCATCAAAACCGCGCCGTTCCTTTCTATTCCGACCATGCGGCTGTCGTTACAGATCTTATGATCCGTAATAGAAACCGTCTTCCGGGCGGACCGCCGCAGGTAGAGCATGTTGTTCCGCGATTCCAAATGACGGCAACCTCTACAAGCGAACATGCCGGGTATGAAGCGTCCAAGGCGATCGACGGGAACCGGGATACCATGTGGCATACAGAGTGGGCGCCGCAAGAACCGCTTCCGCAATCCATTCTATTGGATTTAGGAGATGTTTATAATGTCACGGGGCTGGACTACCAAACCCGCACCGATTTCAAGCCGGATGGAATCGTTACGGGATACAACATTTATGTCAGCAGTGACGGCGAATCCTTTATGAAAATAGCGGACGGGGTTTGGGAGCACGATTATTCCCCGAAAAAGGCGGATTTCAGTGCCGGAGGCGTACGTTTTATAAAGCTGGAAGCGACACAGGGCAGCGGTAATGCTGCCTCGGCTGCTGAAATCAAAGTCCGCTTTCAACCATGA
- a CDS encoding extracellular solute-binding protein: MLKRTRKRPLLLTVIMVLLFVTACSSGSNNAEPEAPANTSNEQGEQPSAEASLVNASGFPIVNEPVKLDIVAGLPAGSHPDWNDVMLFNEYEKKTGIDVEWQMISTSVLNEQRNIILASGELPDVFYAAGIPDGDVMKYGQQGMFIPLNDLIDNYAPNIKKLLDENPDIRKGLTMPDGNIYSIPRVYDPAFTSVLINPKQWINTKWAETLDLKLPETTDEFYDYLKAIKEGDPNGNGKADEIPFGADGIGRLTKYLYGAWGLQNRGSRHAYVDVNPETDELRFFPTDTKYKEMLEYIHKLYSEELIDPDIFTVNSSELLARLGEDVYGVYNSWDPESWANIENFTGAPVLAGPHGDKLVVSNSPLTGLGHFVITNANKHPEATMRWIDYFFSDEGTEMFFMGFEGVTFKRNADGTTEFLDEIVKNPKGLSFDQAIAQYLVWPGGGMPGIVSQKYFRGGESLPLSVEAAKLLEPYVPEETWPPFSYTTEENTRMAAIDSDISTYIREMQAKFITGDVPFSEWETYVETIEKMGLAEYMEIYQAAYERYKNG; the protein is encoded by the coding sequence ATGTTGAAAAGAACGAGAAAACGCCCCCTGCTTCTTACCGTCATCATGGTTCTATTATTTGTTACGGCGTGCAGCTCCGGCAGTAATAATGCCGAGCCTGAGGCGCCAGCCAATACATCCAATGAACAAGGGGAGCAGCCTTCTGCTGAGGCGTCATTAGTGAACGCATCCGGATTCCCGATCGTGAATGAACCCGTTAAGCTGGATATCGTCGCAGGATTGCCGGCCGGATCTCATCCGGATTGGAACGATGTGATGCTGTTCAATGAATATGAGAAGAAGACGGGCATTGACGTTGAGTGGCAAATGATCAGCACCTCCGTATTGAATGAACAACGCAATATTATATTGGCATCGGGCGAGCTGCCGGACGTATTTTATGCAGCGGGCATTCCGGACGGAGACGTTATGAAGTACGGACAGCAGGGAATGTTTATCCCGCTGAACGATTTGATCGACAACTATGCACCTAACATCAAGAAGCTTCTGGATGAAAATCCCGACATACGGAAAGGGTTAACGATGCCGGACGGCAACATCTATTCGATCCCGCGAGTGTACGACCCTGCATTCACGTCGGTTCTCATCAATCCGAAGCAATGGATCAATACGAAATGGGCGGAGACCCTCGATCTGAAGCTCCCGGAAACGACGGATGAGTTCTATGACTACTTGAAAGCGATAAAAGAAGGAGACCCGAACGGGAACGGCAAAGCGGACGAGATTCCATTCGGAGCCGACGGAATCGGCCGGTTAACCAAATATTTATACGGCGCTTGGGGTCTTCAAAACCGCGGATCCCGGCACGCTTATGTGGATGTAAATCCGGAAACCGATGAATTGAGATTTTTCCCGACCGACACGAAGTACAAGGAAATGCTGGAGTATATTCACAAACTGTACAGCGAGGAATTAATCGACCCGGACATCTTTACTGTGAATTCTTCGGAGCTGCTTGCACGGTTGGGTGAGGATGTGTACGGCGTTTACAACTCTTGGGATCCGGAATCCTGGGCGAACATAGAGAATTTCACCGGCGCCCCCGTTTTGGCAGGGCCGCATGGCGATAAGCTGGTAGTCAGCAATTCGCCGCTTACAGGACTAGGACACTTTGTCATCACGAATGCCAATAAGCATCCGGAAGCGACGATGCGCTGGATCGATTATTTCTTCAGTGACGAAGGCACGGAAATGTTCTTTATGGGCTTTGAAGGGGTAACTTTCAAAAGGAATGCTGACGGTACGACGGAATTTCTGGACGAAATCGTGAAAAATCCGAAAGGCCTGTCCTTCGACCAGGCGATCGCTCAATATCTTGTCTGGCCGGGCGGGGGAATGCCAGGGATCGTGTCACAAAAGTACTTCCGCGGCGGTGAAAGCTTGCCGTTATCCGTAGAAGCTGCAAAACTGCTGGAACCCTATGTACCGGAAGAAACGTGGCCGCCGTTCAGCTACACGACGGAGGAAAATACAAGAATGGCTGCGATCGATTCCGATATTTCCACGTATATTCGTGAGATGCAAGCCAAGTTCATCACCGGCGACGTGCCGTTCAGTGAATGGGAAACGTATGTGGAGACGATTGAGAAGATGGGCCTGGCCGAATATATGGAAATTTACCAGGCGGCTTATGAGAGATACAAGAACGGATAA
- a CDS encoding ABC transporter permease: MFVSKYWRKSAWRNWQLYALTLPVIAYFIIFKYGPMYGVQIAFKEFIANRGIWDSPWVGFDHFERFFNSYYFERLIRNTLEIGLYELVVGFPVPIILALMINEVRNSKFKKTVQTVTYAPHFLSIVVTVGMIFIFLHPVDGMINRVITWFGGEPISFMMEPVWFKSIYVLSGVWQQMGWSSIIYIAALAGIDPALHEAARVDGASRLQRIWHVNLPGIAPTIVILLILNVGNIMAVGYEKILLMQNDLNLEASDVISTYVYRSGILDAQYSFSVAVDLFNAVINCVLLVLVNYAAKKIGKTSLW; the protein is encoded by the coding sequence ATGTTTGTATCGAAATATTGGAGAAAGTCGGCTTGGAGAAATTGGCAGTTATACGCCCTCACGTTACCGGTTATAGCGTATTTCATCATTTTTAAATACGGCCCGATGTACGGGGTGCAAATCGCCTTTAAGGAGTTTATAGCCAATCGTGGCATTTGGGACAGTCCTTGGGTCGGATTTGATCATTTTGAACGTTTTTTTAATAGCTATTATTTCGAACGATTGATACGGAATACGCTCGAAATCGGATTGTACGAGCTTGTTGTCGGCTTTCCGGTTCCGATTATATTAGCGTTAATGATTAATGAAGTACGGAATAGCAAATTCAAGAAGACCGTGCAGACCGTTACCTACGCTCCTCATTTCTTATCGATTGTGGTGACGGTTGGGATGATCTTCATCTTTCTACACCCTGTAGATGGAATGATCAACCGCGTTATAACTTGGTTTGGGGGTGAACCCATTTCGTTCATGATGGAGCCGGTATGGTTCAAGTCGATCTATGTCCTATCCGGTGTATGGCAGCAAATGGGTTGGAGCTCTATTATTTATATCGCCGCCCTTGCCGGCATAGACCCGGCTCTGCACGAGGCCGCACGAGTGGACGGGGCATCCCGCCTTCAAAGAATTTGGCACGTGAATCTGCCCGGCATCGCCCCGACGATCGTCATCCTGTTAATCCTGAATGTCGGCAATATTATGGCAGTCGGTTATGAGAAAATCCTGCTGATGCAGAACGACTTGAATTTGGAAGCCTCCGACGTCATCTCCACATACGTATACCGAAGCGGTATTCTGGACGCCCAGTACAGTTTTTCGGTAGCCGTCGACCTGTTTAACGCCGTTATTAATTGTGTGCTTCTCGTACTTGTGAATTATGCGGCCAAAAAGATCGGGAAGACCAGCCTATGGTAA
- a CDS encoding carbohydrate ABC transporter permease, translated as MERESFGDKCFVIVNAVLLTLVLIAVLYPLWFVLIASISDTAAVLTGKVWLWPRDFTLAGYKIVLQNGELLRSYGNTVLYTAIGTAINLVLTVMAAYPMSRRDYRGRNALMAFIVFTMFFSGGMIPTYLLVKDLGMLNTIWALVIPNAVSVWNIIIMRTFFQQSLPYEIQEAAQIDGCSDIKILLRIVLPLSKPILAVMVLFYAVGHWNAFFNALIYLTDRDLYPLQLILREILIQGQMASMMESGDTTGMARRIMEAESIKYAVVIIANLPVLLLYPFLQKYFVKGVLVGSLKG; from the coding sequence ATGGAAAGAGAATCGTTTGGGGATAAATGTTTTGTCATCGTCAATGCCGTCCTCCTCACGCTGGTATTAATAGCTGTCCTTTATCCGTTGTGGTTTGTTTTGATTGCTTCGATCAGCGATACGGCTGCCGTGTTAACGGGAAAGGTATGGTTATGGCCGAGAGACTTTACTTTGGCCGGATATAAAATTGTGCTGCAGAACGGCGAGTTGCTGAGAAGCTATGGGAATACGGTTCTTTATACAGCAATAGGTACGGCGATCAATCTTGTTCTTACCGTTATGGCCGCTTATCCGATGTCGCGAAGGGACTATAGAGGCAGAAACGCCCTGATGGCCTTTATCGTATTTACAATGTTCTTCAGCGGCGGAATGATTCCAACCTATTTGCTCGTTAAGGATCTGGGCATGCTCAACACGATATGGGCCTTGGTTATCCCAAACGCAGTGTCGGTATGGAATATCATCATCATGCGGACATTTTTCCAGCAGAGCCTTCCCTATGAAATTCAGGAAGCGGCTCAAATTGACGGGTGTTCGGATATCAAAATTTTATTGAGAATTGTGCTGCCGTTATCCAAGCCGATACTGGCCGTCATGGTTTTGTTCTATGCAGTTGGACATTGGAACGCATTCTTCAATGCACTGATCTACTTAACAGACAGGGACTTATACCCGCTGCAGCTTATTTTGAGGGAAATTCTGATTCAAGGTCAGATGGCGAGCATGATGGAATCCGGGGACACAACCGGGATGGCACGGCGGATCATGGAAGCGGAGTCGATCAAATACGCCGTTGTGATCATTGCGAACCTGCCTGTGTTATTGCTATATCCATTCCTGCAGAAATACTTTGTGAAGGGTGTGCTGGTAGGCTCGTTAAAAGGTTGA
- a CDS encoding helix-turn-helix domain-containing protein: protein MRSWMKSWCKEIGHGLKHSKRFYHYLFSYVLIVVVLLFIISSVVYGSFISVIQNAAEQSTTTQLRQIKEIVDTRVKEMDLTALQITLNPALTPFMISQDGYGMYSAVNELRKYRSSNGFIQDVAIYYERNEQQLLYASSGTYKLQNYLTSDDISPITKGINKRLDDKGRLLYVHPLPEKYGLILFVIKEQELRKMIRSSLNGYSGFIYILDDQDSPVMSVSNHDSENKMAAVFEAVKQASQEAMKDTVTVEGKPYSVLPITSETTGWSYIAVLDQGQLLSKVNETRTIFNFAVTAVLLIGIIMAIVFSIRNYRPIRKLAIIVNERGIFKTPSDRDELKIISEAFGEIAKENESLSLELKSQAALLKERYILALLDGKLDGHLIPETLGHASLQFDKPYYAVLLFRIDDIQAFTLTHTSSMQDVIRYSLVKMLEDLADEVGRGYGVEFLQGRGVALVLNMRAGREDLLKPLVSLAEKATSLFRQYYSLTVTVGVGGVHDDIAMIHKSFAQADYALRHKLVKGAGKVIAYHEIKQSKENTIWYPLEMEKQLVMAIKQGNGEEAESVLCHMMSSVAAQPISIEQVEYICFDMINTVIKTSVEMNIPLDNADLTVEQMFASRFETFSELERLMIDYCQQICNYVASQKDSKNRGLLEQLRVFVHEHYTDPSIGLESIADEFGFSASYLTRYFKNQTGQSLKHYIDQVRMEKAKDLLIHSDKTLGDIVQEVGYVDPTNFIRKFKKLEGVTPIQYRTIVQSGPLPVSK from the coding sequence GTGAGATCATGGATGAAGTCTTGGTGCAAGGAAATCGGTCACGGGCTTAAGCATTCGAAGCGGTTCTATCACTATCTGTTTTCTTACGTATTGATCGTTGTCGTGCTGCTGTTTATCATTAGCTCCGTCGTATACGGATCCTTCATTTCCGTTATTCAGAATGCAGCTGAACAATCAACGACAACCCAACTGCGGCAAATTAAAGAAATCGTGGATACCAGGGTCAAAGAAATGGATCTTACGGCATTGCAAATCACGCTGAATCCAGCATTGACACCATTCATGATCTCCCAAGATGGGTACGGGATGTACTCAGCGGTCAATGAATTAAGGAAATATCGTTCATCGAACGGATTTATACAAGATGTGGCGATTTATTATGAAAGAAACGAACAGCAGCTTCTTTATGCTTCCAGCGGAACGTACAAATTGCAAAATTATTTAACGTCGGACGACATATCTCCTATAACAAAAGGAATAAACAAACGCCTGGATGACAAGGGGAGATTGTTGTATGTTCATCCGCTGCCGGAGAAATACGGACTTATCCTCTTTGTGATAAAAGAACAGGAGCTTCGAAAGATGATCCGGAGCTCCTTGAACGGATACAGCGGGTTTATTTATATTCTCGACGATCAGGATTCGCCGGTCATGAGCGTTTCCAATCACGATTCCGAGAACAAAATGGCCGCGGTGTTCGAAGCAGTGAAGCAAGCAAGCCAAGAAGCGATGAAAGACACCGTTACTGTTGAGGGCAAGCCGTATTCCGTGCTGCCTATTACATCCGAAACCACAGGGTGGTCTTATATTGCCGTATTAGATCAGGGGCAGCTGCTGAGTAAAGTGAACGAAACAAGAACCATATTTAATTTCGCAGTTACGGCTGTTTTGCTGATCGGCATCATCATGGCGATTGTGTTTTCGATTCGGAATTACCGGCCGATCCGCAAGCTTGCGATTATCGTTAATGAACGGGGAATTTTTAAGACACCGTCGGACCGGGACGAGCTAAAGATCATATCGGAGGCTTTCGGCGAGATTGCCAAGGAGAATGAGAGCTTATCGCTGGAACTGAAGAGTCAGGCCGCATTATTAAAGGAACGGTATATTTTAGCATTGTTAGACGGAAAACTGGACGGTCATCTAATTCCGGAAACCTTAGGGCACGCATCGCTGCAATTCGACAAACCTTATTATGCGGTACTGTTGTTCCGGATCGATGATATACAAGCGTTCACCCTGACTCATACCTCATCGATGCAGGACGTTATCCGATACAGCTTGGTGAAGATGTTGGAGGATTTGGCGGATGAAGTTGGCCGCGGATACGGCGTAGAGTTTCTTCAAGGGCGCGGGGTCGCGCTAGTGCTTAATATGAGGGCGGGGCGGGAAGATCTGCTGAAGCCGCTAGTAAGCTTAGCCGAGAAGGCAACCAGTCTGTTTCGTCAGTATTACAGTCTCACAGTGACCGTCGGAGTGGGGGGAGTTCACGACGATATCGCGATGATCCATAAATCCTTCGCCCAGGCCGATTATGCGCTGCGGCACAAGCTGGTTAAAGGTGCGGGCAAGGTGATTGCGTATCACGAGATCAAGCAGTCGAAGGAAAATACCATTTGGTATCCGCTTGAGATGGAGAAGCAGCTCGTCATGGCGATCAAGCAAGGTAACGGCGAAGAGGCCGAAAGCGTACTGTGTCATATGATGAGCAGCGTTGCCGCGCAGCCGATCTCGATTGAGCAAGTCGAATATATTTGTTTTGATATGATCAATACAGTCATTAAAACATCTGTGGAGATGAATATTCCGCTTGATAACGCCGATCTGACCGTGGAGCAAATGTTTGCCTCGCGCTTCGAAACCTTCTCCGAGCTCGAGCGCTTAATGATCGACTATTGTCAACAAATATGCAATTACGTGGCAAGTCAAAAGGACAGTAAAAACCGCGGCCTGCTGGAGCAGCTTCGGGTCTTCGTGCACGAGCATTACACGGATCCGTCGATTGGTCTGGAGTCCATTGCCGATGAATTCGGTTTTTCCGCTTCATATTTGACAAGGTACTTTAAAAATCAAACGGGACAATCCTTGAAGCACTATATCGACCAGGTTCGGATGGAGAAAGCGAAAGACCTCCTGATTCATTCGGACAAGACATTAGGGGATATTGTACAGGAAGTTGGTTATGTCGACCCTACGAATTTTATCAGAAAATTCAAGAAGCTCGAAGGCGTCACTCCGATCCAATACCGGACAATTGTTCAGTCGGGACCACTTCCTGTCTCTAAATGA